A section of the Arabiibacter massiliensis genome encodes:
- a CDS encoding nitroreductase family protein, whose product MRFPHEITIDPARCIGCGRCVDDCPASNLALEGKKAAPLTQACIMCAHCVAVCPTNAIAISGFDEEPRPLDGTEALDPARLLAALGARRSMRRFAEGPVSDEALADIVEAGRLTPTGSNAQDVSFIVLRERLARCEELSVRLFRRILPLARLVDATARRTEIGDRFFFKGAPAAVVVVAKDQVNGALAASNMELAAQAHGLGVLYSGFFAMAARLSPALRRELGLARGQKVVTALVVGHPAVKYRRTAPKEPADVRFL is encoded by the coding sequence ATGCGCTTCCCCCACGAGATAACGATAGACCCCGCGCGCTGCATCGGCTGCGGGCGGTGCGTTGACGATTGCCCGGCGAGCAACCTCGCCCTGGAGGGCAAAAAGGCCGCGCCGCTCACGCAGGCCTGCATCATGTGCGCGCACTGCGTGGCCGTCTGCCCGACGAACGCGATTGCCATCAGCGGCTTCGACGAGGAGCCGCGCCCGCTCGACGGCACGGAGGCGCTCGATCCCGCACGCCTGCTCGCGGCCCTCGGCGCCCGCCGTAGCATGCGGCGCTTCGCCGAGGGCCCCGTGTCCGACGAGGCCCTGGCCGACATCGTGGAAGCCGGCCGCCTCACGCCCACGGGAAGCAACGCCCAGGACGTCTCCTTCATCGTGCTGCGCGAGCGCCTCGCGCGCTGCGAGGAGCTGTCCGTGCGCCTGTTCCGCCGCATCCTGCCCCTCGCGCGCCTCGTGGACGCCACGGCCCGGCGCACCGAGATCGGCGACCGCTTCTTTTTCAAGGGCGCGCCGGCTGCGGTTGTAGTGGTGGCGAAAGACCAGGTGAACGGCGCGCTCGCCGCCTCGAACATGGAGCTTGCGGCGCAGGCGCACGGATTGGGCGTGCTCTACAGCGGCTTCTTCGCGATGGCTGCGAGGCTTTCGCCGGCGCTTCGCCGCGAGCTCGGCCTGGCGCGCGGGCAGAAGGTGGTGACCGCCCTCGTCGTGGGCCATCCCGCCGTGAAATACCGCCGCACCGCCCCGAAAGAGCCTGCGGACGTGCGGTTCCTGTGA
- a CDS encoding LytR C-terminal domain-containing protein: MQRLESLAALAACVCLCAALAGCAQEPVVPEENPVPQEAAELHPDLKEAEPAKAPLHQGKDEITVLVLNGCGIEGAAEEAAGKIRALGFENVTVDNATSWNNPQNRVSYHHEEHRAEVDEVAALFDSLPPFDPYCYEDANSGGWSMDYDILVMVG, from the coding sequence ATGCAGAGACTTGAATCGCTGGCTGCACTGGCTGCGTGTGTGTGCCTGTGCGCGGCGCTTGCCGGATGCGCGCAGGAGCCGGTTGTCCCAGAGGAAAATCCGGTCCCGCAGGAGGCGGCCGAGCTGCATCCCGACCTCAAGGAGGCCGAACCTGCCAAGGCCCCGCTCCACCAGGGCAAGGACGAGATCACCGTGCTCGTGCTCAACGGCTGCGGCATCGAGGGCGCCGCCGAGGAAGCCGCCGGGAAGATCCGCGCGCTCGGCTTCGAGAACGTGACGGTCGATAACGCGACGTCATGGAACAATCCTCAGAACAGGGTGTCGTACCACCACGAGGAGCATCGCGCGGAGGTGGACGAAGTCGCGGCGTTGTTCGACTCGCTTCCACCCTTCGATCCCTATTGCTACGAAGACGCTAATAGCGGCGGCTGGAGCATGGATTACGACATCCTCGTCATGGTGGGCTGA
- a CDS encoding 2-hydroxyacyl-CoA dehydratase yields the protein MANANAPENPLHIGIDVGSTTVKLAILDDANEVRFSVYRRHHADVRATIVEVLEEAAADFGDESMTIAITGSGGLLLAQWLGVEFVQEVIASKTAVETFIPKTDVAIELGGEDAKIIYFDQGIEQRMNGTCAGGTGAFIDQMAALLNTDAGGLNELAQGAQTIYPIASRCGVFAKTDVQPLLNEGARKEDIAASIFQSVVTQTISGLACGRPIRGHVAFLGGPLQYLPELRKRFYETLSLDDEHIIVPDDAHLFVACGCAMAGAASETVRAERLADVLDRLKNLGDIQGSEVVRLAPLFASDEELDAFKRRHDGERVRRAELLDYEGTAYLGIDAGSTTFKAALIGEDGALLWSHYASNKGDVLGCAKAALSNLYNAMPVDADTGEPLVRIGHATVTGYGEYLLLEALRVDSGEIETVAHLRGAQEMLPGVEFILDIGGQDMKCLRVKDGVIDHIMLNEACSSGCGSFIESFATGLNLDVSEFAQTAIEAERPVDLGSRCTVFMNSRVKQAQKEGATVGDIAAGLAISVIKNALFKVIKIRDPHDVGTKVIVQGGTFLNDAVLRAFEQLSEVQAVRPDIAGNMGAFGAALLARDRYHEAVKRASCHPERAQRVEGSRAAAAVALPADAKGDPSTPALRASAQDDNHVASSLLSLEQIEALSPTHKTVRCKGCSNSCLLTVNDFGVDERTGKHRRFITGNRCEKGAGTFDESKAVVPNLYEYKSQRLFDAYEPLTAEAATRGSVGIPRALNMYENYPFWFTFFTKLGFRVVLSDPSTKKTYEAGIESMPSESVCYPAKLSHGHIMNLLDKDPDFIWFPCSKWERQEDEGAGNHFNCPIVASYAEALRLNVDELRTSRAQFLNPWLPYDQKDHLKKRLFVELVEAHPELMGAAGAPAQAEVDAAVDAAWDEDEAFKRDIRAKGEETLAWMEATGTHGIVLAGRPYHNDPEINHAIPELLTSFGLAVLTEDSVAHLGTLERPIRLVDQWMYHTRLYAAAKVATEREDLDLIQLNSFGCGLDALTTDQVQEILERAGKVYTVLKIDEVSNLGAARIRVRSLLAALKDQADDKAEAERMPRGCPALSFDPEAFAATPEAAVEVKTGQTEASIARELTGATPETFTEKAAPEVIERFRQREGATTEFPRAVFTQEMKDAGYTILCPQMAPIHFELLVKIFHRNGYNLELLPSVDHGAVDAGLKYVNNDICYPSILVTGQIMEAVMSGRYDTDKLAVIITQTGGGCRATNYISLIRKALAAVGLPHVPVIALSFKDLGESNPGFKVTPSMLLQAAYSIFYGDLLMMALYRTRPYEVEPGSANRLFDHWMAACQEQLMRGLKRREFKETVRRIVEDFDSLPLRGEGTKPRVGVVGEILVKFHPTANNQIVDVIEREGCEAVVPGLAEFFLFGIAGGIFQKDPLGRSAKGALGSRIGLWAIAKLRAPVTKALAASSRFEPPADIYELAEYASEILSLCNSMGEGWLLTAEMVELIRTGAPNVVCTQPFACLPNHVVGKAVIKELRRRYPDSNIVAVDYDPGASEVNQLNRIKLMISVAKANLADKEAEAKAARDKFVDAGKPHASQEEMGELEIETKKA from the coding sequence ATGGCGAACGCGAACGCGCCTGAGAATCCCCTGCACATCGGCATCGACGTGGGCTCCACCACGGTGAAGCTGGCCATCCTCGACGACGCGAACGAGGTGCGGTTCTCCGTGTACCGCCGCCACCACGCCGACGTGCGCGCCACCATCGTGGAGGTGCTCGAGGAGGCCGCGGCCGACTTCGGCGACGAGTCCATGACCATCGCCATCACGGGTTCGGGCGGCCTTCTGCTGGCGCAGTGGCTGGGCGTGGAGTTCGTGCAGGAGGTCATCGCGTCCAAGACGGCGGTGGAAACCTTCATCCCCAAAACCGACGTGGCCATCGAGCTGGGCGGCGAGGACGCGAAGATCATCTACTTCGACCAGGGCATCGAGCAGCGCATGAACGGCACGTGCGCCGGCGGCACGGGCGCGTTCATCGACCAGATGGCGGCGCTCCTGAACACCGACGCGGGCGGCCTGAACGAGCTGGCCCAGGGCGCGCAGACCATCTACCCCATCGCCAGCCGCTGCGGCGTGTTCGCCAAGACCGACGTGCAGCCCTTGCTCAACGAAGGCGCGCGCAAAGAGGACATAGCCGCGTCCATCTTCCAGTCCGTGGTCACGCAGACCATCAGCGGCCTGGCGTGCGGACGCCCCATCCGCGGACATGTTGCCTTCCTCGGCGGCCCCTTGCAGTACCTTCCTGAGCTGCGCAAGCGCTTCTACGAGACGCTCAGCCTGGACGACGAGCACATCATCGTGCCCGACGACGCCCATCTGTTCGTGGCCTGCGGCTGCGCGATGGCCGGCGCGGCCAGCGAAACCGTGCGCGCCGAGCGCCTGGCCGACGTGCTCGACCGCCTGAAGAACCTCGGCGACATCCAGGGCTCGGAGGTGGTGCGCCTGGCCCCTCTGTTCGCGAGCGACGAGGAACTCGACGCATTCAAGCGCCGCCACGACGGCGAGCGCGTGCGCCGAGCCGAGCTCCTCGACTACGAGGGCACGGCCTATTTAGGCATCGACGCCGGCTCCACCACGTTCAAGGCCGCGCTCATCGGCGAGGACGGCGCGCTTCTGTGGTCGCACTACGCCAGCAACAAGGGCGACGTGCTGGGCTGTGCGAAGGCCGCGCTCTCCAACCTGTACAACGCCATGCCGGTGGACGCCGACACGGGCGAGCCGCTCGTGCGCATCGGCCACGCCACGGTCACCGGCTACGGCGAGTACCTGCTGCTCGAGGCGCTGCGCGTCGATTCCGGCGAGATCGAGACGGTGGCGCATCTGCGCGGCGCGCAGGAGATGCTGCCGGGCGTGGAGTTCATCCTCGACATCGGCGGCCAGGACATGAAGTGCCTGCGCGTGAAGGACGGCGTGATCGACCACATCATGCTGAACGAGGCGTGCTCTTCGGGCTGCGGCAGCTTCATCGAGAGCTTCGCCACGGGCCTGAACCTCGACGTGTCCGAGTTCGCGCAGACGGCCATCGAGGCCGAGCGCCCCGTCGACCTGGGAAGCCGCTGCACCGTGTTCATGAACAGCCGCGTGAAGCAGGCGCAGAAGGAAGGCGCCACCGTGGGCGACATCGCCGCGGGCCTGGCCATCTCCGTCATCAAGAACGCGCTGTTCAAGGTCATCAAGATCCGCGACCCGCACGACGTGGGCACGAAGGTGATCGTGCAGGGCGGCACGTTTTTGAACGACGCCGTGCTGCGCGCGTTCGAACAGCTCTCCGAGGTGCAGGCCGTGCGCCCCGATATCGCCGGCAACATGGGCGCGTTCGGCGCCGCGCTGCTGGCCCGCGACCGCTACCACGAAGCCGTGAAGCGCGCTTCTTGTCATCCTGAGCGAGCGCAGCGAGTCGAAGGATCCCGTGCGGCGGCAGCCGTGGCGCTTCCCGCTGACGCCAAGGGGGATCCTTCGACTCCGGCGCTGCGCGCCTCCGCTCAGGATGACAACCATGTTGCCTCCTCCCTCCTCTCCCTTGAGCAGATCGAGGCGCTTTCGCCCACGCACAAGACCGTGCGGTGCAAGGGCTGCTCCAACAGCTGCCTGCTCACCGTGAACGACTTCGGCGTGGACGAGCGCACGGGCAAGCACCGCCGCTTCATCACGGGCAACCGCTGCGAGAAGGGCGCGGGCACCTTCGACGAGAGCAAGGCCGTGGTACCCAACCTCTACGAGTACAAGAGCCAGCGCCTGTTCGACGCGTACGAGCCGCTGACGGCCGAGGCCGCCACGCGCGGCAGCGTGGGTATCCCGCGCGCGCTCAACATGTACGAGAACTACCCGTTCTGGTTCACGTTCTTCACGAAGCTGGGCTTCCGCGTGGTGCTGTCCGACCCGTCCACGAAGAAGACCTACGAAGCCGGCATCGAGTCCATGCCGTCCGAATCGGTGTGCTACCCGGCCAAGCTCTCCCACGGCCACATCATGAACCTGCTCGACAAGGACCCGGACTTCATCTGGTTCCCGTGCAGCAAGTGGGAGCGCCAGGAGGACGAGGGCGCCGGCAACCACTTCAACTGCCCCATCGTGGCCAGCTACGCCGAGGCGCTGCGGCTGAACGTCGACGAGCTGCGCACCTCGCGCGCGCAGTTCCTGAACCCGTGGCTGCCCTACGATCAGAAGGACCACCTGAAGAAGCGCCTGTTCGTGGAGCTGGTGGAGGCGCATCCGGAGCTCATGGGGGCCGCCGGCGCGCCGGCGCAAGCCGAGGTGGACGCCGCAGTGGACGCCGCGTGGGACGAGGACGAGGCGTTCAAGCGCGATATCCGCGCCAAGGGCGAGGAGACGCTCGCGTGGATGGAGGCCACCGGTACCCACGGCATCGTGCTGGCGGGGCGCCCCTACCACAACGACCCCGAGATCAACCACGCCATCCCCGAGCTTCTGACCAGCTTCGGCCTGGCGGTGCTCACCGAGGATTCCGTGGCGCACCTCGGCACGCTCGAGCGCCCCATCCGCCTCGTGGACCAGTGGATGTACCACACCCGCCTCTACGCCGCCGCGAAGGTGGCCACCGAGCGCGAGGACCTCGACCTCATCCAGCTCAACAGCTTCGGCTGCGGCTTGGATGCGCTCACCACCGACCAGGTGCAGGAGATCCTCGAGCGCGCGGGCAAGGTGTACACCGTGCTCAAGATCGACGAGGTGTCCAACCTGGGCGCGGCGCGCATCCGCGTGCGCAGCCTGCTGGCCGCGCTCAAGGACCAGGCCGACGACAAGGCCGAGGCCGAGCGCATGCCGCGCGGCTGCCCGGCCCTGAGCTTCGATCCCGAGGCATTCGCCGCCACGCCCGAGGCCGCCGTGGAGGTGAAGACCGGCCAGACCGAGGCCTCCATCGCGCGCGAGCTGACCGGCGCCACGCCCGAGACGTTCACCGAGAAGGCCGCGCCCGAGGTCATCGAGCGTTTCCGCCAGCGCGAAGGCGCTACCACCGAGTTCCCGCGCGCGGTGTTCACGCAGGAGATGAAGGACGCGGGCTACACCATCCTCTGCCCGCAGATGGCGCCCATCCACTTCGAGCTGCTGGTGAAGATCTTCCACCGCAACGGCTACAACCTGGAGCTTCTGCCGTCGGTGGACCACGGCGCGGTGGATGCGGGCCTCAAGTACGTCAACAACGACATCTGCTACCCGTCCATCCTGGTCACCGGTCAGATCATGGAGGCCGTGATGAGCGGCCGCTACGACACCGACAAGCTGGCCGTCATCATCACGCAGACGGGCGGCGGCTGCCGCGCCACCAACTACATCTCGCTCATCCGCAAGGCGCTCGCGGCCGTGGGGCTGCCGCACGTGCCGGTGATCGCGCTGTCGTTCAAGGACCTCGGCGAGAGCAACCCCGGCTTCAAGGTGACGCCGAGCATGCTCCTGCAGGCCGCGTACTCCATCTTCTACGGCGACCTGCTCATGATGGCGCTCTACCGCACGCGTCCCTACGAGGTGGAGCCGGGCAGCGCGAACCGCCTGTTCGACCACTGGATGGCCGCGTGCCAGGAGCAGCTCATGCGCGGCCTCAAGCGCCGCGAGTTCAAGGAGACGGTGCGCCGCATCGTGGAGGATTTCGACTCGCTGCCCCTGCGCGGCGAGGGGACGAAGCCGCGCGTGGGCGTGGTGGGCGAGATCCTCGTGAAGTTCCACCCCACGGCCAACAACCAGATCGTCGACGTCATCGAGCGCGAGGGCTGCGAGGCCGTCGTGCCGGGGCTCGCGGAGTTCTTCCTGTTCGGCATCGCGGGCGGCATCTTCCAGAAGGATCCGCTCGGGCGCTCGGCGAAGGGGGCGCTCGGCAGCCGCATCGGGCTCTGGGCCATCGCGAAGCTGCGTGCGCCGGTGACGAAGGCGCTTGCGGCGTCGAGCCGCTTCGAGCCGCCGGCGGACATCTACGAGCTGGCCGAGTACGCGAGCGAGATCCTGTCCCTGTGCAACTCGATGGGCGAGGGATGGCTGCTCACGGCCGAGATGGTGGAGCTCATCCGCACTGGCGCGCCGAACGTGGTGTGCACGCAGCCGTTCGCCTGCCTGCCGAACCACGTGGTGGGCAAGGCCGTGATCAAGGAGCTGCGCCGCCGCTACCCCGACAGCAACATCGTGGCCGTGGACTACGACCCGGGCGCCTCGGAGGTCAACCAGCTCAACCGCATCAAGCTGATGATCAGCGTGGCGAAGGCGAACCTGGCCGACAAGGAGGCCGAAGCCAAGGCCGCCCGCGACAAGTTCGTCGACGCCGGCAAGCCCCACGCCTCCCAAGAGGAGATGGGCGAGCTTGAGATAGAGACGAAGAAGGCGTAA
- a CDS encoding TetR/AcrR family transcriptional regulator produces the protein MAVATMQKGANPACCEDRRITRSKRALRDALIELMEERGFDGFSVNDLCARADLNRGTFYNHFRDKDALLAALEAEVMDDLERFQAQMQELTVRSLMSYRARKKPLPFLVELFDYLREQGDFLHAVLGPGGDVGFGPRLRDSICTNLVQSILHERYRNDPSPFVGYYVAFFASAYLGVIERWIETGMCESSEEMALVAMRLFFIKPGESIRL, from the coding sequence ATGGCAGTTGCAACGATGCAGAAGGGCGCGAACCCGGCGTGCTGCGAGGATCGCCGCATCACGCGCTCGAAGCGCGCCCTGCGCGACGCGCTCATCGAGCTCATGGAGGAACGCGGCTTCGACGGGTTCAGCGTGAACGACCTGTGCGCCCGCGCCGACCTCAACCGCGGCACGTTCTACAACCACTTCCGCGACAAGGACGCCCTGCTCGCCGCCCTCGAGGCCGAGGTCATGGACGACCTCGAGCGCTTCCAGGCGCAGATGCAGGAGCTCACCGTGCGCAGCCTCATGTCGTACCGCGCGCGCAAGAAGCCGCTGCCCTTCCTCGTGGAGCTGTTCGACTACCTGCGCGAGCAGGGCGACTTCCTGCACGCGGTGCTCGGCCCCGGCGGCGACGTGGGGTTCGGCCCGCGCCTGCGCGACTCCATCTGCACCAACCTCGTGCAGTCCATCCTGCACGAGCGCTACCGCAACGACCCCTCGCCGTTCGTCGGCTACTACGTGGCGTTCTTCGCCTCGGCGTACCTCGGCGTCATCGAGCGGTGGATCGAGACGGGCATGTGCGAAAGCTCCGAGGAGATGGCCCTGGTGGCCATGCGCCTCTTCTTCATCAAGCCGGGCGAATCGATCAGACTGTAA
- a CDS encoding biotin--[acetyl-CoA-carboxylase] ligase: MNTRDRLLRLLEGNRERFVSGERLAETLGVSRNAVWKAVRALREEGYVIDAATNRGYRLAQENDLLSPAGIERFLPERHPFDIVVRKRVDSTNAEARRRALEGAAEGTVIVAEEQRAGRGRPGKRFYSPPGSGVYLSVVLRPTLPADRGQLLTCAAAVAGARAIERVCGCEALIKWVNDIYMDGRKVAGILTEGMVDIESGRFEHAVMGIGVNAKMPAAGFPAELADVAGAVADGAGAVRAELAATILEEFWRLYERIEERRFFEEYRRRCFLLGQPVVVARDGSRVRARAVDLDDDFRLVVELPDKTRLALPYGEVSAGRGAPPLQS; this comes from the coding sequence ATGAACACCAGGGATCGGCTGCTGCGGCTGCTGGAGGGCAACCGCGAGCGCTTCGTGTCGGGCGAGCGCCTGGCCGAGACGCTCGGCGTGAGCCGCAACGCGGTGTGGAAGGCCGTGCGCGCGCTGCGCGAGGAGGGATACGTCATCGATGCCGCCACGAACCGCGGCTACCGTCTGGCGCAGGAGAACGACTTGCTGTCGCCTGCGGGCATCGAGCGCTTCCTGCCGGAGAGGCACCCCTTCGACATCGTGGTGCGCAAGCGCGTGGACTCCACGAACGCCGAGGCGCGGCGGCGCGCGCTCGAGGGCGCGGCCGAGGGAACGGTGATCGTGGCCGAGGAGCAGCGGGCCGGACGCGGACGGCCCGGCAAGCGGTTCTACTCGCCGCCGGGTTCGGGCGTGTATTTGAGCGTGGTGCTGCGTCCGACGCTCCCCGCCGATCGGGGGCAGCTGCTCACCTGCGCCGCCGCCGTGGCGGGCGCGCGGGCCATCGAGCGCGTGTGCGGATGCGAGGCCCTGATCAAGTGGGTGAACGACATCTACATGGACGGCCGCAAGGTGGCCGGCATCCTCACCGAGGGCATGGTGGACATAGAGTCGGGGCGCTTCGAGCATGCCGTGATGGGCATCGGGGTGAACGCGAAGATGCCGGCGGCCGGCTTCCCCGCCGAGCTGGCCGACGTGGCCGGAGCCGTCGCCGACGGGGCGGGGGCTGTGCGCGCCGAGCTGGCGGCGACGATCCTGGAGGAGTTCTGGCGGCTCTACGAGCGCATCGAGGAGCGGCGGTTCTTCGAGGAGTACCGGCGGCGCTGCTTCCTGCTGGGGCAGCCGGTCGTCGTCGCGCGCGACGGCTCGCGCGTGCGCGCCCGCGCGGTGGACCTCGACGACGACTTCCGGCTGGTGGTGGAGCTGCCCGACAAGACCCGCCTCGCCCTCCCCTACGGCGAGGTGAGCGCCGGCCGCGGCGCACCCCCCTTGCAATCCTGA
- a CDS encoding PFL family protein gives MQITPAEIAETLAMVSKQHLDIRTITLGLNLRGCTDSDIDAMARKVYDRMTSAAERLVPTAEQLEREYGIPIVNKRISVTPIAEISAATDATDLTPIAVAMDRAGKEVGVDFVGGFSALVHKGASVADHKLMDSIPHALSVTDNVCSSVNVGSTRAGINMDAVLKMAGIVKATAEATADRQCIGAGKLVVFCNAVEDNPFMAGAFHGSGEADAVVNVGVSGPGVVRAVLADLPKDADLTSVAEAIKATAFKITRAGELMAREASRRLGVQQGILDLSLAPTPAEGDSVAEILEAIGVGQCGGPGTTAALAMLNDAVKKGGVMASSSVGGLSGAFIPVSEDAGMIRAAEDGALSLEKLEAMTCVCSVGLDMIAVPGDTSVETIFGIIADECAIGMINCKTTAVRLIPAIGKTVGDRLDFGGLLGYAPVMPVNQHAGSVFAHRGGRMPAPLNSLKN, from the coding sequence ATGCAGATCACGCCTGCTGAAATCGCCGAAACGCTTGCCATGGTGAGCAAGCAACACCTGGACATCCGCACCATCACGCTGGGGCTCAACCTGCGCGGCTGCACGGATTCCGACATCGACGCGATGGCGCGCAAGGTGTACGACCGCATGACCAGCGCCGCCGAGCGCCTCGTGCCCACGGCCGAGCAGCTTGAGCGCGAGTACGGCATCCCCATCGTGAACAAGCGCATCTCCGTCACGCCCATCGCCGAGATCAGCGCCGCCACCGACGCGACCGACCTCACGCCCATCGCCGTGGCCATGGACCGCGCCGGCAAGGAAGTGGGCGTCGACTTCGTGGGCGGCTTCAGCGCGCTCGTGCACAAGGGCGCGTCCGTGGCCGACCACAAGCTCATGGACTCCATCCCGCATGCGCTCTCCGTCACCGACAACGTGTGCTCGTCGGTGAACGTGGGCTCCACCCGCGCGGGCATCAACATGGACGCCGTGCTCAAGATGGCAGGCATCGTCAAGGCGACGGCCGAGGCCACGGCCGACCGCCAGTGCATCGGCGCGGGCAAGCTGGTGGTGTTCTGCAACGCCGTGGAGGACAACCCCTTCATGGCCGGCGCCTTCCACGGCTCGGGCGAGGCCGACGCCGTGGTGAACGTGGGCGTGTCGGGCCCCGGCGTGGTGCGCGCCGTGCTGGCCGACCTGCCGAAGGACGCCGACCTCACGAGCGTGGCCGAGGCCATCAAGGCCACCGCGTTCAAGATCACGCGCGCCGGTGAACTGATGGCGCGCGAGGCATCGCGCCGTCTGGGCGTGCAGCAGGGCATCCTGGATCTGTCGCTGGCGCCGACGCCGGCTGAGGGCGACTCGGTGGCCGAGATCCTCGAGGCCATCGGCGTGGGCCAGTGCGGCGGCCCCGGCACCACGGCCGCGCTCGCCATGCTCAACGACGCGGTGAAGAAGGGCGGCGTCATGGCGTCTTCGAGCGTCGGCGGCCTGTCCGGCGCGTTCATCCCCGTGTCCGAGGACGCCGGCATGATCCGCGCGGCCGAGGACGGCGCGCTTTCGCTGGAGAAGCTCGAGGCCATGACCTGCGTGTGCTCGGTGGGCCTCGACATGATCGCCGTGCCGGGCGACACCTCCGTGGAGACCATCTTCGGCATCATAGCCGACGAGTGCGCCATCGGCATGATCAACTGCAAGACCACCGCCGTGCGCCTCATCCCCGCCATCGGCAAGACCGTGGGTGACCGCCTCGACTTCGGCGGCCTTTTGGGTTACGCGCCCGTCATGCCGGTCAACCAGCACGCCGGCAGCGTGTTCGCCCACCGCGGCGGCCGCATGCCCGCGCCGCTCAACTCGCTGAAGAACTAG
- a CDS encoding YccF domain-containing protein, producing the protein MSVIGNILWFIFAGLWQGLSWIFVGALWCITIVGIPVGTQCFKMAGLAFFPFGKEVEYGGGAGSAVLNVLWFIFGGVFLALEALVNGALLCITVIGIPFGLQCFKQAKLALLPFGAVVRGK; encoded by the coding sequence ATGAGCGTGATCGGCAACATTCTGTGGTTCATCTTCGCCGGACTCTGGCAGGGTCTGAGCTGGATCTTCGTGGGGGCGCTGTGGTGCATCACCATCGTGGGCATCCCGGTGGGCACGCAGTGCTTCAAGATGGCGGGGCTCGCGTTCTTCCCGTTCGGCAAGGAGGTGGAGTACGGCGGCGGCGCGGGGTCGGCTGTGCTCAACGTGCTGTGGTTCATCTTCGGCGGCGTGTTCCTGGCGCTCGAGGCGCTGGTGAACGGCGCGCTGCTCTGCATCACCGTCATCGGCATCCCCTTCGGCCTGCAATGCTTCAAGCAGGCGAAGCTGGCCCTCCTGCCCTTCGGCGCCGTCGTCCGCGGGAAGTAG